Proteins from a single region of Stutzerimonas stutzeri:
- a CDS encoding efflux RND transporter periplasmic adaptor subunit translates to MKRSMILGAGAFALATAIAGFAGGYMMAQKPAPSAAVGSSAPQERKALYYRNPMGLADTSPVPKKDPMGMDYIPVYANEAPAGARGERKVLYYRNPMGLPDTSPVPKKDSMGMDYIAVYEGEESGSTVTISPEKIQLLGVLTSPVERRVLTRTVRAVGTVQVDERGQYTLAPKFDGWIEKLHVNTTGEPVRKGQPLIDVYSPELVSAQQEFLIANAGRQRLAAGSANARQGVASLSESAMQRLRNWDIGEAQLERLRRTGKTSRTLTITAPVDGVVLDKPALEGMRFQAGDALYRIADLDTVWLIAEVFEQDLALVKPGQAVQLTVSAYPGRHFTGEVTFIYPDLSPQTRTVKVRIELSNPDGLLKPAMFGTAQLAAGERTPVLAVPDSAVIDSGTRQVALVALGEGRFEPRELLTGRLADGFLEVLEGLGEGESVVTRANFLIDAESNLKAALSGMSPKSAAADAHDHGSHESPGHAATPTDDDAHSGHAGHTESSDDNHGGSHGSSETHASPDDVHDHESHTKPGAHSGHVMPDDHDNSHGGH, encoded by the coding sequence ATGAAACGCAGCATGATTCTGGGCGCCGGCGCATTTGCCCTCGCCACCGCAATCGCCGGGTTTGCAGGCGGTTACATGATGGCGCAAAAGCCCGCACCTTCAGCGGCCGTCGGTAGCAGCGCGCCACAGGAGCGCAAGGCTCTCTACTACCGCAATCCCATGGGCCTGGCCGATACCTCGCCGGTGCCGAAGAAGGACCCGATGGGGATGGACTACATCCCGGTGTATGCCAACGAGGCGCCCGCTGGCGCGCGGGGCGAGCGCAAGGTTCTCTACTACCGTAATCCCATGGGCCTGCCGGACACCTCGCCAGTGCCGAAGAAGGACTCCATGGGCATGGACTACATCGCCGTCTACGAGGGTGAGGAATCCGGAAGTACCGTAACCATCAGTCCCGAGAAGATCCAGCTACTGGGTGTGTTGACCTCGCCGGTCGAGCGCCGCGTGCTCACGCGCACGGTGCGTGCCGTCGGTACGGTGCAGGTGGACGAGCGTGGCCAGTACACCCTGGCGCCGAAGTTCGACGGATGGATTGAGAAGCTCCATGTGAACACCACCGGTGAGCCGGTCCGTAAGGGCCAGCCGTTGATAGACGTCTATAGCCCCGAGTTGGTCTCGGCGCAGCAGGAGTTCTTGATCGCCAATGCTGGACGACAGCGCCTAGCGGCTGGCAGTGCGAATGCCAGGCAGGGGGTCGCCTCACTCTCAGAATCTGCCATGCAGCGGCTACGCAACTGGGATATTGGCGAAGCACAGCTTGAGCGCTTGCGCCGTACCGGCAAAACCAGCCGTACCTTGACGATCACCGCTCCGGTGGATGGGGTCGTACTGGACAAACCGGCGTTGGAAGGCATGCGCTTCCAGGCCGGGGACGCTCTCTACCGAATTGCGGACCTCGATACCGTCTGGCTTATCGCTGAGGTATTCGAGCAGGACCTGGCGTTGGTAAAACCGGGGCAAGCGGTACAGCTCACGGTCAGCGCCTATCCAGGCCGCCATTTCACTGGCGAGGTGACCTTCATCTACCCCGATCTCTCGCCGCAGACCCGCACTGTAAAGGTTCGTATCGAGCTGTCCAATCCCGACGGCCTGCTCAAGCCGGCCATGTTTGGCACTGCCCAGCTGGCTGCTGGGGAGCGCACACCCGTGCTCGCGGTTCCCGACTCGGCGGTGATCGACAGCGGCACTCGGCAGGTCGCACTGGTCGCCCTGGGTGAGGGTCGCTTCGAGCCGCGCGAACTGCTCACCGGCAGACTGGCAGACGGCTTTCTTGAAGTGCTTGAAGGGCTGGGCGAGGGAGAGTCCGTGGTCACACGTGCCAACTTCCTGATCGATGCCGAGAGCAACCTCAAGGCAGCGCTGAGCGGCATGAGCCCGAAGTCGGCGGCAGCCGATGCCCATGATCATGGGAGCCACGAAAGTCCTGGCCATGCCGCCACCCCGACCGATGACGACGCACACAGCGGCCATGCTGGCCACACTGAAAGCAGCGACGACAATCATGGGGGCAGTCACGGGAGCAGCGAGACTCATGCTTCGCCGGATGATGTGCATGACCACGAAAGCCACACTAAGCCAGGAGCACATTCCGGTCATGTCATGCCGGATGACCACGACAACTCCCATGGAGGGCATTGA
- a CDS encoding TolC family protein: protein MNWIVQPLPGSQRVLLAAVTLGLVLSGSVQAAPESAEFGATLPPLLDLLERQSPELRAAGYERQAAWERPDVAGSLPDPMLTFEEMGIARDDPSLSPSGVGSTRYAFRQTFPLGGKRGLAREIAEAGAEQAVARERLSRVELRSLVKLAFNEYQYAHAATQVTEELRSLVDELESIAEARYRVGLAPQQDVIKAQTEHSSLQSELLTLERDRRGTAARLNGILARPANAPLATPAGWSALPAAVPTLAELQARILGGNPQVAELNARIQEARRAEELANRNWIPDITVGTAVVQMGNRAEEFELMLEMNVPLWGRRRSAEQREAVSMRYAAEARREAVNSRLAGSVGEAWSALETAFRQHALTERTLLPQAELTYQSALASYQTGNVDFATLLDAQRQIRQLRLSLLSYELEQRVRVVELERLVGAEL, encoded by the coding sequence ATGAACTGGATCGTTCAACCGTTGCCTGGCAGCCAACGAGTGCTGCTGGCTGCTGTCACCCTGGGCCTTGTTCTGAGCGGCAGTGTTCAAGCCGCACCAGAGTCAGCCGAATTTGGCGCCACCTTGCCTCCGCTGCTCGACCTGCTCGAACGCCAGAGCCCTGAGCTGCGGGCTGCAGGGTATGAGAGACAGGCCGCCTGGGAGCGGCCCGACGTGGCCGGCTCGCTTCCTGATCCGATGCTCACGTTCGAAGAAATGGGTATCGCCCGTGACGACCCGAGCCTCTCGCCGAGCGGCGTCGGCAGCACACGCTACGCGTTCCGTCAGACCTTTCCGCTGGGCGGCAAGCGAGGGCTTGCCCGCGAGATCGCCGAGGCGGGCGCAGAGCAGGCGGTGGCGCGCGAGCGCCTGAGCCGGGTCGAGCTCAGAAGCCTGGTCAAACTCGCCTTCAACGAATACCAGTACGCCCATGCCGCCACCCAGGTGACCGAGGAGTTGCGGAGCCTGGTGGATGAGCTTGAGAGCATCGCCGAGGCGCGCTACCGGGTCGGGCTTGCACCGCAACAAGACGTGATCAAGGCGCAGACCGAGCACAGCAGCCTGCAGAGCGAGCTGCTAACGCTGGAGCGTGACCGGCGCGGTACTGCGGCGCGGCTCAACGGTATTCTGGCCCGCCCGGCGAACGCGCCGCTGGCGACGCCTGCCGGTTGGTCCGCGCTGCCTGCCGCGGTGCCTACCCTGGCGGAGCTGCAGGCGAGAATCCTTGGCGGCAATCCTCAAGTGGCCGAGCTCAATGCACGGATTCAGGAAGCCCGGCGCGCCGAGGAGCTCGCGAATCGAAACTGGATTCCGGATATCACCGTCGGCACCGCCGTTGTGCAGATGGGCAACCGCGCAGAAGAATTCGAATTGATGCTGGAGATGAACGTTCCACTGTGGGGCAGGCGCCGCAGCGCCGAGCAGCGCGAGGCCGTCTCAATGCGCTATGCCGCAGAGGCGCGGCGCGAAGCGGTCAACAGTCGCCTCGCCGGTAGCGTCGGTGAAGCATGGTCGGCGTTGGAGACAGCCTTTCGGCAGCACGCGCTAACCGAAAGAACGCTCTTGCCGCAGGCGGAACTCACCTATCAATCGGCGCTCGCCAGCTATCAGACCGGCAACGTCGATTTCGCCACCTTGCTCGATGCCCAGCGACAGATCCGTCAACTGCGGCTGTCGCTCCTTTCGTATGAACTGGAGCAGCGCGTACGGGTGGTGGAACTGGAGCGTCTTGTCGGAGCAGAGCTATGA
- a CDS encoding DUF2790 domain-containing protein translates to MNTGRIMAALSLMTVTSLTMAGGSSDSTYGEMIRANEKAMQEYAISTGKNPPKVVHYRYGMELDIAKVIQTTRTDITCNEVIPAQMTYEDSKGNLNILEYHVAGTNCPG, encoded by the coding sequence ATGAACACTGGCAGAATCATGGCCGCATTATCATTGATGACGGTAACTTCGCTGACCATGGCTGGAGGTAGTTCGGATAGCACTTATGGAGAAATGATTCGCGCAAACGAAAAGGCGATGCAGGAATACGCCATCTCCACCGGAAAGAATCCACCAAAAGTAGTGCACTATCGTTATGGAATGGAGCTAGACATTGCCAAAGTCATCCAAACCACACGAACTGACATAACTTGCAATGAGGTGATACCAGCGCAGATGACTTACGAGGACTCCAAGGGCAACTTAAATATTCTTGAATATCATGTAGCTGGAACTAACTGCCCGGGATAA
- a CDS encoding copper resistance protein B, with protein MTTRITRPSFIALAVSLSALSGGFTAAAEMDHSAMVHGSMPMDHSQMNHGSAPSAMGGMDHSQPTRVRTSQNQTPAADHSKMDHGAMQGQMGEMDHSAMDHSKMNHGSADVARATSRTPIPVLTDADRKAAFPPLPGHQVHDSAINGFFLLDQLEYQDANDGSALAWDASGWLGGDINRVWFRSEGERTNGVTEDAELQLLYGRSIGPWWDVVAGVRQDFKPDSPQTWAAFGAQGLALYAFEAEATAFIGENGQTAARLEGEYDILLTNRLILQPTAEVNFYGKNDPERGVGSGLANTELGLRLRYEIVRQFAPYIGVSWSRSYGNTADLVREEDGDVSEARFVAGIRVWF; from the coding sequence ATGACCACTAGGATCACGCGTCCTTCGTTCATAGCGCTGGCTGTATCGCTGAGCGCCCTCAGCGGTGGTTTCACCGCAGCTGCTGAAATGGACCATTCCGCGATGGTCCATGGCTCCATGCCCATGGACCATAGCCAGATGAATCATGGCTCTGCACCGAGCGCAATGGGAGGCATGGATCATAGCCAGCCAACCAGGGTGCGAACGTCGCAGAACCAGACTCCTGCGGCTGATCACAGCAAGATGGATCACGGCGCCATGCAAGGGCAAATGGGTGAGATGGATCATAGCGCCATGGATCATTCCAAGATGAACCATGGCTCCGCTGACGTTGCGAGAGCGACCAGTCGTACGCCCATTCCGGTTCTTACGGACGCCGACCGGAAGGCGGCGTTTCCGCCGCTGCCCGGCCATCAGGTACATGACAGCGCCATCAATGGCTTTTTTCTTCTTGATCAGCTTGAGTATCAGGATGCGAATGACGGTAGCGCCCTTGCTTGGGACGCCTCCGGCTGGCTTGGCGGCGATATCAACCGGGTCTGGTTTCGCTCGGAGGGGGAGCGCACCAACGGCGTTACTGAGGATGCCGAACTGCAGCTACTTTACGGGCGCTCGATCGGACCCTGGTGGGATGTGGTTGCTGGCGTCCGCCAGGATTTTAAGCCGGACTCACCACAGACGTGGGCGGCGTTTGGCGCGCAGGGGTTGGCGCTCTATGCTTTCGAAGCAGAAGCTACCGCATTTATTGGTGAGAATGGCCAGACCGCAGCTCGCCTCGAGGGTGAGTACGATATTTTGCTTACCAACCGGCTGATTCTTCAGCCGACAGCCGAGGTGAACTTCTACGGTAAGAACGACCCAGAACGAGGCGTAGGGTCGGGGCTGGCCAATACCGAACTTGGTTTGCGTCTGCGCTATGAAATCGTCCGGCAGTTCGCGCCCTATATCGGTGTTTCCTGGAGCCGCTCCTATGGCAACACTGCAGACCTGGTGCGTGAGGAGGACGGGGATGTTTCAGAGGCGCGCTTTGTCGCTGGCATCCGGGTATGGTTTTGA
- a CDS encoding copper resistance system multicopper oxidase: protein MHRKPTRRTFIKGLAATGILGGLGMWRVPVWAVTSPGQANVLTGNDFDLFIGEIPVNITGAARTAMTINGSLPGPILRWREGDTVTLRVRNRLHEDTSIHWHGIILPANMDGVPGLSFHGIAPDGMYEYKFDVNQNGTYWYHSHSGLQEQAGVYGALVIDAKDPEPFSYDRDYVVLLSDWTDENPDRVLAKLKKQSDYYNYHKRTVGDFIDDVSEMGWSAAIADRKMWAEMKMSPTDLADVSGYTYTYLMNGQAPDGNWTGIFKPGEKIRLRFINAAAMTYFDVRIPGLKMTVVAADGQYVKPVSVDEFRIAVAETYDVIVEPENEQAYTIFAQSMDRTGYSRGTLAVREGLSAPVPEVDPRPLISMADMGMDHGSMDGMEHGSMQSGMASMAGMDHSKMAGMDHSQMAGMSHGSMSGMDHSQMAGMDHGTMQSHPASETNNPLVDMQTMTPAPNLSDPGIGLRDNGRQVLTYSDLRSTFLDPDGRDPSRTIELHLTGHMEKFSWSFDGIKFSDAEPLRLKYGERVRITLVNDTMMTHPIHLHGMWSDLEDENGNFLVRKHTIDIPPGSKRSYRVTADALGRWAYHCHLLLHMEMGMFREVRVDE from the coding sequence ATGCATAGAAAACCCACAAGGCGAACTTTCATCAAAGGGTTAGCCGCAACTGGAATACTTGGTGGCCTGGGCATGTGGCGCGTGCCGGTTTGGGCGGTCACTAGCCCAGGACAAGCTAACGTGCTGACCGGTAACGACTTTGATCTGTTCATTGGTGAGATTCCAGTAAACATAACGGGCGCGGCCCGCACCGCAATGACTATCAATGGTTCACTTCCAGGGCCGATCCTGCGCTGGCGGGAAGGAGATACGGTCACTCTTCGGGTTCGCAATCGTTTGCATGAGGATACGTCCATTCACTGGCACGGCATTATCCTGCCGGCCAACATGGACGGTGTGCCTGGCTTGAGCTTCCATGGCATCGCTCCGGACGGCATGTACGAGTACAAATTTGATGTCAACCAGAATGGTACCTATTGGTACCACAGCCATTCGGGCCTCCAAGAACAGGCCGGAGTTTATGGTGCCTTGGTGATCGATGCGAAAGATCCCGAACCTTTCAGCTACGATCGTGACTACGTGGTGCTGTTGAGCGACTGGACCGACGAGAATCCGGATCGGGTCCTGGCAAAGTTGAAGAAGCAATCGGACTATTACAACTATCACAAACGCACCGTCGGTGACTTCATTGATGACGTGAGCGAGATGGGATGGTCCGCTGCTATTGCCGACCGCAAGATGTGGGCCGAGATGAAGATGAGCCCTACGGATCTCGCCGACGTCAGTGGCTACACATACACCTACCTCATGAACGGCCAGGCGCCGGACGGCAACTGGACGGGCATCTTCAAGCCGGGCGAAAAAATTCGGCTGCGTTTCATTAATGCTGCAGCCATGACCTACTTCGATGTTCGTATTCCTGGTCTGAAGATGACGGTGGTTGCGGCTGATGGACAGTACGTCAAACCGGTCAGTGTCGATGAGTTCCGCATCGCCGTGGCCGAAACCTACGACGTCATCGTCGAACCCGAAAACGAGCAGGCTTACACCATCTTCGCGCAATCCATGGATCGTACCGGCTATTCCAGGGGCACCTTGGCGGTTCGCGAAGGGCTGAGCGCGCCTGTCCCAGAGGTCGACCCTCGTCCGCTTATCTCAATGGCCGACATGGGCATGGATCACGGCAGCATGGATGGCATGGAGCATGGCTCTATGCAGAGCGGGATGGCCTCTATGGCCGGTATGGATCACAGCAAGATGGCAGGCATGGACCACAGCCAAATGGCAGGCATGAGCCATGGCAGCATGTCCGGTATGGATCACAGCCAAATGGCGGGGATGGACCATGGCACGATGCAGTCGCACCCGGCTTCCGAAACCAATAACCCTTTAGTTGACATGCAGACCATGACGCCGGCGCCAAATCTGAGCGACCCGGGAATCGGCCTGCGTGACAACGGGCGTCAAGTCCTCACTTACTCTGATCTTCGCAGCACCTTCCTCGATCCGGACGGCCGCGATCCGAGCCGCACCATTGAACTGCACCTCACCGGGCACATGGAGAAGTTTTCTTGGTCGTTCGACGGTATCAAGTTCTCTGATGCTGAACCGCTGCGACTCAAGTATGGCGAGCGTGTTCGTATCACTTTGGTCAACGACACGATGATGACCCACCCAATTCACCTGCATGGCATGTGGAGTGATCTTGAAGACGAGAACGGCAACTTTCTGGTGCGCAAACACACCATCGACATCCCGCCGGGCTCGAAACGTAGTTATCGCGTGACGGCCGATGCATTGGGGCGTTGGGCTTACCACTGCCACCTGTTGCTTCACATGGAAATGGGCATGTTCCGTGAAGTTCGTGTGGACGAGTAG
- a CDS encoding cupredoxin domain-containing protein, producing MKIYSLSLFSALGLVFSATAAMAAPGHSHALDFGQPGDAQAVDRTIEVRMSDNVFALETIEVKAGETVRFVLHNDGALLHEFNLGYSATHAAHEQEMIAMFRSGMLTPTGAHDMSHMEGEMDGGMTHDDPNSVLIEPGAREELIWTFSKTKNLEFACNIPGHYQAGMVGKVEIR from the coding sequence ATGAAAATTTATTCTCTTTCCCTTTTTTCCGCACTTGGTTTGGTCTTCAGCGCTACTGCTGCAATGGCCGCCCCCGGCCATAGTCATGCGCTCGACTTTGGGCAACCAGGAGACGCGCAGGCGGTAGATCGCACCATTGAGGTACGAATGAGCGATAACGTCTTTGCGCTTGAGACGATTGAAGTAAAGGCAGGTGAGACTGTCCGTTTTGTGTTGCATAACGATGGAGCCCTGCTTCATGAATTCAACCTCGGCTACTCGGCCACCCATGCCGCGCACGAGCAAGAAATGATTGCGATGTTTCGCAGCGGCATGCTTACCCCGACTGGTGCTCATGATATGAGCCATATGGAAGGTGAAATGGATGGCGGGATGACACACGATGATCCGAACAGTGTTCTGATCGAACCCGGCGCCCGCGAAGAGTTGATCTGGACGTTCTCGAAAACCAAGAATCTGGAGTTTGCTTGCAATATTCCGGGACACTATCAAGCGGGAATGGTCGGCAAGGTAGAGATACGTTAA
- a CDS encoding heavy metal response regulator transcription factor, translating to MKLLVAEDEPKTGAYLQQGLTEAGFNVDRVMTGTDALQYALSETYDLLILDVMMPGLDGWEVLRMVRAAGKDVPVLFLTARDGVEDRVKGLELGADDYLIKPFAFSELLARVRTLLRRGSGSPTQTTLKISDLQVDLLKRRAIRAGKRIDLTAKEFALLELLMRRRGEVLPKSLIASQVWDMNFDSDTNVIEVAVRRLRAKIDDDFEPKLIQTVRGMGYMMDAPE from the coding sequence ATGAAATTACTGGTAGCTGAAGACGAACCCAAAACCGGGGCGTATCTGCAACAAGGCCTGACTGAAGCCGGATTCAACGTTGACCGGGTCATGACGGGTACAGATGCGCTTCAGTACGCGCTGAGTGAAACCTACGACCTTCTGATCCTGGACGTGATGATGCCCGGGTTGGATGGGTGGGAGGTGCTGCGTATGGTCAGAGCAGCAGGGAAAGACGTACCGGTATTGTTCCTGACAGCACGTGATGGTGTGGAAGACCGCGTCAAGGGTCTTGAGCTCGGCGCGGACGACTACTTGATCAAGCCGTTTGCTTTCTCCGAGCTTCTGGCAAGAGTAAGGACCTTGCTTCGCAGGGGCAGTGGCTCCCCTACCCAGACCACCCTGAAAATTTCGGATCTCCAAGTGGACCTGCTGAAGCGCCGTGCCATCCGTGCCGGAAAGCGTATCGATCTGACCGCAAAGGAATTTGCGCTGCTGGAATTATTGATGCGCCGCCGCGGCGAAGTACTGCCGAAATCCCTGATTGCCTCTCAGGTATGGGATATGAACTTCGACAGCGACACCAATGTCATCGAGGTCGCGGTACGCCGTCTGCGCGCAAAAATAGACGACGACTTCGAGCCCAAGCTGATTCAGACCGTGCGCGGCATGGGCTATATGATGGATGCGCCGGAATGA
- a CDS encoding heavy metal sensor histidine kinase, with translation MSVRHLSLTARMSLMFMSVVVVVLTMAGLSFNVLSQHHFEVLDRQALVEKLESTRHILNNARSDASLTEELPQLRALLGAHHDLAATILSGDGRVLFSDPKAADVPESFRHAEEQSMWEWQNAGHLYRGMTAQISVADKSEPLTALLILDVTSHAHFFETLQRWFIAGLVISALISAALGWVVVRSGLRPLRQVTHLATSMSARSLQERIPLEPVPLELQQLVLSFNAMLGRLEDAFVRLSNFSADIAHELRTPVSNLMTHTEVVLTRKRDLDAYEDNLYSNLEEFKRMSRMIDDMLFLAKSDNGLIIPEQSTIELSRLVSKLLEYYHLLAEERGIHLSASGRGEVLGDKLMLNRALSNLLSNALRYTPTGENISVTIRETEETVVLSVENPGGTIKPEHLEKLFHRFYRVDPARREGNPSNAGLGLAITRSIVEAHNGRIWCTSAGGVTAFYMEFPGKPHSSKGNHL, from the coding sequence ATGAGCGTGCGCCACCTTTCGCTGACCGCCCGCATGAGCCTGATGTTCATGTCAGTAGTGGTGGTGGTTCTGACGATGGCCGGCCTGAGTTTCAACGTGCTCAGCCAGCACCACTTCGAAGTGCTGGATCGACAGGCCCTGGTCGAGAAGCTCGAATCGACCCGACACATCCTTAATAACGCACGCAGCGACGCAAGCCTCACCGAGGAACTGCCGCAGTTACGAGCGCTGCTCGGTGCCCATCATGATCTGGCGGCGACCATCCTGAGCGGTGATGGCAGGGTGCTTTTTTCCGATCCCAAGGCAGCCGATGTCCCGGAAAGCTTCAGGCATGCGGAAGAGCAAAGCATGTGGGAATGGCAGAATGCAGGACACCTGTATCGAGGGATGACTGCGCAAATTTCCGTGGCAGACAAGTCCGAACCCCTCACAGCTCTGTTGATTCTCGATGTCACGAGCCATGCGCACTTCTTCGAGACCTTGCAGCGATGGTTCATTGCCGGGCTAGTAATCAGCGCCCTGATCAGTGCCGCTCTAGGCTGGGTCGTTGTTCGAAGCGGGTTAAGACCTCTTCGGCAAGTGACCCACCTCGCAACATCAATGTCAGCCCGGTCGTTACAGGAGCGAATTCCGCTAGAGCCAGTACCACTAGAGCTGCAGCAGCTCGTTCTGTCCTTCAATGCGATGCTGGGCCGCCTGGAAGATGCCTTCGTACGGCTGTCCAATTTCTCGGCTGACATCGCCCATGAACTGCGAACCCCTGTCAGCAATCTGATGACCCACACCGAGGTAGTGCTCACCCGAAAGCGGGACCTTGATGCTTACGAGGATAACCTCTACTCCAATCTGGAAGAATTTAAGCGAATGTCACGCATGATTGATGACATGCTTTTTCTAGCAAAATCTGACAACGGATTGATAATTCCAGAACAAAGCACTATCGAACTTTCGAGATTAGTTTCCAAGCTGCTTGAGTATTACCACCTATTGGCCGAAGAGCGCGGTATACACCTCTCAGCTTCAGGCAGAGGCGAGGTGCTGGGAGATAAGTTGATGCTCAATAGAGCGCTCTCCAACTTGTTATCCAATGCGCTGCGCTATACCCCGACCGGGGAAAACATCTCTGTAACGATTCGTGAGACGGAAGAGACGGTCGTCCTTAGCGTCGAGAATCCCGGCGGGACGATCAAACCAGAACATCTGGAAAAACTTTTCCATCGTTTCTATCGGGTCGATCCAGCACGGCGTGAGGGCAACCCAAGCAACGCTGGCCTCGGTTTGGCAATCACTAGATCCATCGTTGAAGCCCATAACGGGAGAATCTGGTGTACCTCTGCAGGTGGCGTAACGGCCTTTTATATGGAGTTCCCCGGCAAGCCGCATAGCAGCAAAGGCAATCACCTTTGA
- a CDS encoding four-helix bundle copper-binding protein encodes MDNKIFDNCIQACSNCALVCEKCASACLREENVQAMARCIELDRDCADVCALAARLMSRQSQLSKELCALCAKICRACGEECAKHQMDHCQECAKACMKCAEECERMAA; translated from the coding sequence ATGGACAACAAAATATTCGATAACTGTATTCAAGCTTGCTCTAACTGCGCCCTCGTGTGCGAAAAATGCGCATCTGCCTGTCTACGTGAAGAAAACGTCCAGGCGATGGCTCGTTGCATTGAACTCGACAGGGATTGTGCTGACGTGTGCGCTCTGGCAGCCAGACTTATGAGTCGCCAGAGCCAGCTATCCAAAGAATTATGCGCACTGTGTGCAAAGATCTGCCGGGCCTGCGGCGAAGAGTGCGCCAAGCATCAGATGGATCATTGCCAGGAATGCGCAAAGGCTTGCATGAAGTGTGCTGAAGAATGTGAACGCATGGCTGCGTAG